The DNA window CGACGACAGGGAAGCACAGGTGCAGCGGGGCAATCCGCTGCGCTCGGCCGTCGATAAGCGATTGCCCCGTATTGCTGGCCCTTCCGGCCTGGTGATTTTCGGGGTAACCGGCGACTTGGCGCGCAAGAAGCTGCTGCCGGCGGTCTACGACCTGGCGAGCCGCGGCCTGCTGCCTGCAGGCTTTGCGCTCGTGGGGTTTGGCAGGCGTGACTGGTCAAAGGAGGAATTCCAGGACTACGTGCGCGAGGCTGTGCAAGCGCGCGCCCGCACCGAGTTTGACCAAAACGTGTGGGACCGGCTAGCCGACGGGATGCATTTCGTCACCGGCGCATTCGACGACGATGCCGCCTTCGATGCCCTTGCCTCGACCCTGGCCGAGGCGGATCGCCGGCAGGGTGTTCACGGGAACTGGGCTTTCTACCTCTCGGTGCCCCCTGAGCGCTTCGCGGGTGTGGTGCACCAGCTCGACCGCTGCGGCATGGCCAAGCCTGCCGAAGGTCAGTGGCGCCGCGTGATCATCGAGAAGCCTTTCGGGCACGACCTGGCTTCAGCGCAGGAGCTGAACAAGGTGGTCAACACGGTCTTCCCGGAGCACGCGGTGTTCCGCATCGACCACTACCTGGGCAAAGAGACCGTGCAGAACATCTTGGCGCTGCGCTTTTCTAACCAGCTCTTTGAGCCCATTTGGAACGCCAACTTCATCGACCACGTGCAGATCACCATGGCCGAGGACATCGGGCTTGGTGGCCGTGCGGGCTATTACGACGGCATTGGTGCCGCCCGCGACGTGATCCAGAACCACCTGATCCAGCTGCTCGCGCTCGTGGCGATGGAGGAGCCGACTTCGTTTTCCCCGCGCCAACTGCGCGCCGAGAAACTCAAGGTGCTGCGCGCGACCTCCCCCACCGGCCCCTTTTCTGAAACGACCGCCCGCGGCCAGTACACCGCAGGCCTGCAAGGGTCTGTGCCCGTGGTGGGGTTGCGCGAGGAAGAAGGCTTCGATCCGGACTCAAAGACGGAGACCTTCGCCGCCTGCACGTTGGAGATCAACTCGCGGCGCTGGGCCGGCGTGCCTTTCTACCTGCGCACCGGCAAGCGGCTCGGGCGGCGCGTGACCGAGATTGCGCTGGTGTTCAAGCGCCCGCCGTACCAGCCCTTCTACCCGGATCAGACGAACCTGCTGACCAACAACGCGGTGGTCATCCGCGTGCAGCCGGATGAGGGCGTGCTCATGCGCTTCGGCTCCAAGGTGCCGGGGGTGGGTCTGGAGGTGCGCGATGTGAACATGGACTTCTCCTACTCCGAGGCGTTCACCGAGCAGTCGCCCGAGGCCTACGAACGTCTCATCCTCGACGCCCTGTTGGACGAGTCCAGCCTCTTCCCCACCAACTCCGAGGTTGAGCGTAGCTGGGAGATCCTCGACCCGATCCTGGAGTATTGGGACGAGCACGGCGAGCCCGACGAGTACGAGGCCGGTACCTGGGGCCCGGCGTCCGCCGACCGCATGCTGGAAAAAGACGGCCGCACCTGGCGTCGCCCCTAAACGCTTCAAAGAAGGAAACTGCTTCGTGATTATTTCGCTGCCGGACACCACTACCCGCCAGATCGCAGGCGCGCTGCTCAAGGCGCAGGAGAACTTCTCCATGGCCACGGGCCGCGTGCTCACGCTGCTCGTCGCCGCGCCCGAAACTGAAGATTCGGAGGCGATCCTCGAGACGGTCCGCGCCGCCACCAGGGAGAACCCGGCCCGCGTGATCGTGCTGCTGCTTGGCGACGCCTCCGCGCCCACCAGCATGAACGCCGACCTCATCATCGCCGCGCACTCCGGTGCCTCCGAGATGGTGGTCATGCGGCTCTTCGGCGAACTCACCGACCACCTCGACGCGGTGGTCACTCCCCTGCTCCTTCCAGACACCCCGATCGTGGCGTGGTGGCCCGGGCGGGCACCCGCGAAGCCGGTGGCCTCGCAACTCGGCGCGATCGCGCAGCGGCGCATCACCAACGCGCGTGCCGACGACTCCGCGGAACCTTTGCGCACCCTCGTCGAGGGCTACCACCCTGGTGACTCGGACATGGCATGGTCTCGCATCACGCCCTGGCGCGGGGTCGTCGCCTCCGCCTTGGACCGCTACGCGGATGATCCGGTGCAGTCGGTCTCCATCGCCGGCGACCCTGCCGACCCCGCTGTCCTGCTGGCGGCCGGGTGGCTCGCGGCCTGCCTCGATGTGGAGGTCACCCGCTCTCCCATTGCGCAGCCGCGCAAGGGCGTGCCTGTTGAGCACCTGGCGCTGCACTGCGAGAAGGGCGATATCACCGTCGACGTGCTTGACGCGCACACCGCGCGCGTGGCGGTCCCCGGCAGCCCCGCCTCGCATGTCGCGCTCGGCGCGCGCTCGGACGCGTCCTGCCTGGCCGAGGAGCTGCGCCATTTGGACGACGACGTCACCTACGCCCGGGCACTGCAGGCCACCACGCTGGTGCGCGAGGCAGACACCGCGCCCGCGCACGTGGTTGACGTGGTGCGCGTTGCTGACCGGCCCGCGCTCGTCGACGCCGCGGCTGACCGGTTGCTTGCACTCCTCGCTGCAATCCAAGCCGATGCTGCCGGCGGACTGCACGGCGACGGTGTCCCCCGCGTCGTGCTGACCGGCGGCACCGCCGGCATCGAGTTGCTCGCGAAGCTTGCCGAGCGCGCAGAAAGCAGCGATGTGGACGTCGCGCGCATCGAGTTCTTCTTCGGCGACGAGCGCAACGTGCCCGCAACCCACCCGGACTCCAACGAGGGCCAGGCGCGCGAGGCGCTGCTCGACCCGCTTAGCGTGCCGGCCGAGCGCATCCACGGTTGGGGCCTCGACGGTGGCGAGATGGACGAGGCGGTTGCCGCATACGAGCGCGCGCTCGACGAGTACGCACCGCGCGGCTTTGACCTCCACCTGCTGGGTATGGGCGGCGAGGGACACATCAACTCCCTGTTCCCCGACACGGACGCGGTGCGCGAGTCTCGCGCGCGGGCCATTGCTGTGACCGACTCCCCGAAGCCGCCTGCGGAGCGCGCCACGCTCACCCTGCCCGCGGTGCGCGGCTCCGAGCGCGTGTGGTTGCTTGTCTCCGGTGCGGAGAAAGCCGAGGCCGCAGGCCACGTTGCCCGTGGAGCGTCGCCCGAGGACTGGCCCGCAGCAGGTGCGCGCGGCAGCCACGAGACGGTGCTGTTCGTCTCCGAGGATGCCGCAGGCGCACTGTAGCGCTGGCCCCAAAACGCATTAAGCCCCTCCCAGCTAACTGGGAGGGGCTCTATGTTTTGGAAATCTCTACGCGGCGTAGGTCTGCATCAGGTTCAGCGCGATGATGCACGCGATCCAGATCAGGCAGATCACGATGGTGTAGCGGTCCAGGTTCTTCTCCACGATGGTGGAGCCGGACAGGTTGGACTGCACGCCGCCGCCGAAGAGGCTCGACAGGCCGCCGCCTTTACCCTTGTGGAGCAGGACGAACACGGTCGCAAGCACCGATGCGATTACGAGCACGATCTCCAGAGCCAACGTCATGTGGGGCGATCCTCCACTTTCACTTTGGGGAATAATTGTTCAACCTGCATTAGCCTACACCATCACCGCGCAAAGCCTTACGGCGGACACACGACGCGCGCGTGTCCGCCCGGCGCTAAGCGACGGCGTTAGCGGCCGCGGCTGCCAGCTTGGCAAAGTCCTCGCCCTTCAGCGAGGCACCGCCGACCAGGCCGCCGTCGACGTCCGGCTGGCCGACGATCTCGGCGACGGTCTCGGTCTTGACGGAGCCGCCGTAGAGGATGCGGATGCCGTCGGCCGTCGCATCGTCGGCAAGCTCGCGGACGAGCTCACGGATCGCGTGGCAGACTTCCTGCGCGTCCTCTGCGGAGGCGACCTTGCCGGTGCCGATGGCCCACACCGGCTCGTAAGCGATGACGGTGCGGTTGAGCTCCTCGGTGCTTAAGCCGGCCAGGGAGGCACGGGTCTGCTCCTCCACGAAGCTGACGTGCTTGCCCTCCTCGCGGACCTCCAGCGGCTCACCTACGCACACGATCGGCGAGATGCCGTGTGCAAGCGCCTTCTTCGCCTTCGCGGCGACCAACTCGTCGCTCTCGTTGTGGTATTGGCGGCGCTCGGAGTGGCCGACGACGACCCAGGTGCAGCCCAGCTTTTCCAGCATAGCGGCGGAAATCTCGCCGGTGTACGCGCCATTGTCGTGCTCGGACACATCCTGCGCGCCGTAGGTGATCTGCAGCTTGTCCCCCTCCACGAGCGTCTGGATCGAGCGCAGGTCCGTGAACGGGACGGTCAGCGCAACGTCAACAAGCTCGTAGCCATCCTTCGGGAAAGCAAAGGCGAGCTTCTGAGCGCTGGAGATGGCCTCAAGGTGGTCAAGGTTCATCTTCCAGTTGCCGGCAATAAGTGGCTTGCGTGCCATAAGTGTGTGTTCCTCTCTTCTAGGTACCGGTGACCGCGACTACTTGGACAGGACGACGGCGCCGGGCAGCTCCTTGCCCTCGATGAGCTCGAGGGAGGCACCGCCGCCGGTGGAGATGTGGGAGAACCCATCCTCATCCAGGCCGAGGGTGCGCACAGACGCCGCGGAGTCGCCACCGCCGACGACGGTGAAGGAGTCGTTGTTCTTCGTTGCAGCAATCATGGCCTCGGCGACAGCCTTGGTGCCGTCAGCGAACTGCGGGAACTCGAACACGCCCATCGGGCCGTTCCAGAACACGGTCTTGGAATCCTCGATGGCAGCAGCGTAGAGCTTCGCGGTCTCCGGACCGATGTCCAGCGACAGCCAGCCCTCCGGGATACCGTCCAGATCGACGGTCTCCTTCGCCGCGTCCTTGTCAAACTTCTCCGCAACGGCAAGGTCGATTGGGAGGACGAGCTTGTCCCCGTAACGCTCGATAAGCTCCTTGCAGGTGGCAATCATGTCTTCCTGCAGCAGGGAGTTCTGCACGTTGTGCCCCTGTGCCGCGAGGAAGGTGTAGCACATGCCGCCACCGATGACGACCTTGTCGGCCTTTGCAGCCAGCGCCTCAATCACGCCGAGCTTGTCCGAGACCTTGGACCCGCCGAGGACGACAACGTAGGGGTGCTCCGGGGCATCCTTGACCGCCGACAGCGTGGAGACCTCCTTCTCCACCAGGTAGCCGGCGTAGGCCGGCAGCTTCTTCGCAATGTCGTAGACCGAGGCCTGCGCGCGGTGGACCACACCGAAGCCGTCGGACACGAAGGCGCCGTTGTCTGCGGCCAGGTCGGCCAGCTCAGCTGCGAACTCCTCGCGCTCCGCCTCATCCTTGGAGGTCTCGCGCGGGTCGAAGCGGACGTTTTCCAGCAGCAGGATCTCGCCCTCAGTCAAGCCGTTGGCGCGCTCGTGCGCATCCTCGCCAGAGACGTCGCCTGCGAGCGCGACGAACTGGCCCAGGCGCTCGGACAGCGCCTCCGCCACCGGCTGGAGCGAGAAGGCAGGGTTAACCTCGCCCTTCGGGCGGCCCAGGTGCGCCATCGCGATCACCTTCGCGCCGCCGTAAAGCAGGGCGCGCAGAGTGGGCAGGGAGGCGTCGATGCGACCGGCATCGGTGATGTTGCCGTCCTCATCCAGCGGGACGTTGAAGTCGGATCGGACGATGACGTGGCGGCCGTCCACGCCCTCGTCGAGAAGCTGCTGCAGTGTTTGCGTAGTCATCGGTGATTGCTCCTTGATAAGTGTGTCTACGCGGGACATGATACGCAGTTTTACGCCAAGGGCCCGGTGCATGCGATGTGCACGCACCGGGCCCATCAGCTGAACCGCGCGGGGTTTAGAGGTTGTCAGCGACGTGCTTGGTCATACGGACGTACTGCGAGGTGTAGGACCACTCGTTGTCGTACCAGGAGATGACCTTGACCAGGTTGTTGTCAATGACGCGGGTCATGCCAGCATCAAAGATCGCACCGTGGCTGTTGCCGATGATGTCGGAGGAGACGATCGGATCCTCGGTGTAGAGCATGGCGGTACCGAGCACCTCGTCCTCGGTGGCCTTCTTCACCGCAGCGTTGATCTCCTCTGCCGTGACGTCCTTGTTCAGCTGCACGGTCAGGTCGGTTGCGGAGCCAGTGATGGTGGGCACGCGCATGGCAAAGCCGTCGAGCTTGCCCTCCAGCTCAGGCAGAACCAGGGCCACGGCCTTTGCTGCACCCGTGGTGGTCGGCACGATGTTCTGGGCAGCGGCACGGGCGCGGCGCAGGTCCTTGTGCGGTGCATCCTGGATGCGCTGGTCGCCGGTGTAGGCGTGGATGGTGGTCATCAGACCGGACTTGATGCCGAACTCCTCGTCCAGCACCTTCGCCAGCGGCGCGAGCGAGTTAGTGGTGCAGGATGCGGCGGAGATGATGTTCTTGTCGTTGGCGTAGTCGGTGTGGTTGACGCCCCACACGTAGGTGCCATCGACGTCCTTGCCAGGAGCAGAGATGATGACCTTCTTCGCACCAGCATCCAGGTGTGCCTTTGCGGTGTCACCGGAGCGGAACACGCCGGTGCACTCGAGCACGATGTCAACGTTTGCGTCGCCCCAAGCCAGCTTGGACGGATCCTTTTCCTCGGAGACCTCGATGCGGCGGCCGTCAACACTGATGGAGCTTTCGTCGAACTCCACCTCGTGGCCGAACTGGCCGTACGCGGTGTCGTACTTCATCAGGTGTGCAAGGGTCTCGTTGTCGGTGAGGTCGTTGATCTTCACAACCTCGAGCTCGCCCTGGTACTCATCCTGGATGATGCGGAACGCTGCGCGACCGATACGACCGAAGCCATTGATGCCAATACGAGTAGTCACTGTCTAATACTCCTCTGCTGAGTCGAGTTCTACGGGGCACACGCTGCGCCCCTAGGTTCAGGCTCCTGGTGCCTACCCGCCTGCGGCTCAATCCCGTTGCTACCTGCAGGGTTACCGGGCGATTCGGCTTCCTTTTCGCCTGTCGGTGCCCAGTGTAGCGATGCACCCTCAACCCTGCATGGCTCCTGGACGGCTCCGCACGCGCTATTTGGGCGAGCCGGAAAGGTACGCAAAACCGGGGGTACAAATGCCGTTCCTCCCCCGTCGCCGGTGCCCGATTCTTCGCGTCCCCACCAGCTTTACCGACATCCTCCCCCGTCGTTCGGGCACTGAACTGACAATGAGCACACCTTTAATAGTTGACGTGACTACATTATTTCGGTGTGCAATATGTCACATTTCTGATTCGTGCGACTTTTCGTCGTCGATCGCTGCCGTCGTCGGCGGAATTCCCAGCTCTTTTGCGCGTTTATCCGCGAGCGACAACAGCCTCCGGATGCGCCCCGCCACCGCATCCTTAGTCATCTGCGGGTCCGCCAGCTTGCCCAGCTCCTCCAAGGAGGCGTGCCGGTGCTCGGCCCGCAGGTAGCCTGCCTCTGCGAGGTGTTCGGGCACATCGTCGCCGAGAATGTCCATCGCGCGCTCCACACGCCGCGCCGCGGTCGCAGCCGCCTGCGCGGAGCGACGGGTATTGGCGTCATCAAAGGTAGCTAGGCGCTGCCCCGAGCGCGCGCGCAGCTGCTTGCGGCGGCGCTTCTCGTCCCACTCCAGGCGCGAAAGCGGCGCGCCCATCCGGCTGAGCAAAATACCGATCGTCTCCCCATCGCGGATGTAGACGCGCTCCACTCCCCGCGTCTCCTTGGTCCGCGTCGGGATATCCAGCCGGCGTGCCAAGCCCACGAGCGCGAGCGCGGACTCCTCCGACGGGCACGCGACCTCAAGCGCCGAAGTCCTGCCCGGCTCCGTCAGCGAGCCGCGCGCCAAAAACGCACCGCGCCACGCGGCCTCGACGTCCGCGACCGGGCCGGAGACGATCGTGTGCGGCATGCCGACGACTGGGTGGCCTGATGCGGTGACCAGGCGCAGCTTCCGCACCACGTCGCGCATCCCGCGGCGTACAGTGACAACACACTTGCGCTCCTTGGTCGCGGACCCTGGGGCAATGATGTCCATCTCCGCCTCGACCCCAGTGGTGGCGTGCAGCAACGTCACCAGCCGGCGCGCAACCTGCTCCTCCGCGAACTCCACGACCAGCGCAATGCCTTGCGGCGTGTCCTGGTAGCTGCCCGCGTAGCGGATCATGGCGGTGGCCTCCGCTATCTGCGCACTCGCATGCGTGAGGCGAACGTTCAGCAGCTCGTCTTTGACTTTCGCGGTCAGCGCCACCGTTGCCGTCCCCTTTCTGTTCATCTCTCGTTGGCCTGTATGAGCACACACAGGCGCGCGCACCAACCTCAGCTGTACTCAGCGAGGGCGCGCGTATCGACGCTTGATTCTAGCGCGCCCGGTACAACTCCAAAATCGCCTCTGCCAACTTGGCAGGGTCGTGCTTGTCCACCTGCTCGCCTTCCGGGGCAGGAATGTGGACGTCGCGAAACGCGATTCCGGCGCTCACCTGCTGCGCGGCACGCTGCAGGTGCCGACGCTCACCTTCTGAGGGCGAGATGTGGTTGTCGGCCAGGAAGTAGTCGACGCGCAGCTCCGGCGCGTGCTGGTTAAACACCTGGATGTGGCGCTCGGTACTAAAACCTAGGGTCTCGCCAGCCTGGGGCAAGAGGTTGAGCATGACGACCACCATCGCGTCGGTAGCGTTCAGCGCCTCCACGATGCCCGGCACCAAAAGGTGCGGCAACACCGAGGAGAACCAAGAGCCCGGGCCAATGGTGACGATGTCCGCGGAACGGATCGCCTCAATCGCTTCAGGCGACGCCTCTGGCCGGTCTGGCAGCAAACGCACGCGGCGCACCTCGCCCGACGTCGACGCCACGGCAGCCTGTCCACGCACCGAGCGCAACACCCGCGGGTCGTCGTCGAGCCCGGAGACATCCGCCTCAATATCCAACGGCCGCGGGCTCATCGGGATGACACGACCGACTGAGCGAGTCCACCGCGCCACAATATCGAGGGCGTTCTGCATCCCGCCGAACCTCTCCGCCAGGCTCACCAGCATGAGGTTGCCCAGCGGGTGCCCGGCCATCACACCGTTGCCGCCAAACCGGTGCTGCAGCGCCTCCTGCCACAGCGTGCCCTCCTCGTCGTCGGCGGTCAGCGCGGCGAGCGCCATGCGCAGATCCCCCGGCGGGATGATGGGGAACTCCCGGCGCAGCCGCCCGGAAGACCCCCCGTCGTCGGCAACAGTGACCACGGCGTTAATCTCCGTGGCCTCGGCTTCGCGGGCGGCGAGCAGGGTCTGGTACAGGCCGTGACCACCACCCAGGCAGGTTAAAGCAAGACGCTCAGTAGACGAGCTCATCGCTGACTCCTTTCACGCTGGGAAGTTGACGTCTCGCGGCACCTAGTGCCTCTGCAAGTCTCTGTGCAACACGCTGACATCCAGTTGCGGTTTCTTCCGCAGCCGTCGCCCGACCTCTTCAGCCACCGCCACCGAGCGGTGGTGCCCGCCCGTGCAGCCGATACCGACGGTGATGAAGTCTTTCCCCTCGTGGCGGTAGCCGTCGAGCGTGCTGCCGAGCAGGCGCACGAAGTTTTCGATGAAGGGCTCCGCATCGGCTTGGCCAAGCACGTAGTCGGAGACCGGCTTGTCCACCCCGCGGAATTCGCGCAGCTCTTCCACCCAGTACGGGTTCGGAAGGAAGCGGACATCCACGATCAGGTCCGCGTCGCGCGGCGAGCCGTGCTTAAACCCGAAGGATTCGATGGTGACGTGCTGGCGCCCGGAGGCCAGCTCGCCTATCGACGCCTCGATCGAACGCCGCAGGTCATGCACCGACTGGTTGGTCGTATCGATGATCACGTCAGCAATCTCGCGCACCGGCTCCAGCTCTTTGCGCTCCCGCTCTATCCCGTGCTTGAGCGTGTCCGTGCCCTGCAGGGGGTGCGTGCGGCGCACCGAGTCGAAGCGCTGGATGAGCACCCCGTCACGGGCTTCGAGGTAGAGCACGAAGGGGTTGTAGCCGCCCTCCTTGATCTTGGAGATCGTCTCCATCAGCGAGCCGTTGAACATGCGCGCACGCACGTCGGTGACCACCGCCACCTTCGCCACAGGCGACTGCTCGCCGGTGGACATCTCCACCAGTTCCAAGATGAGCTGCGGCGGCAGGTTCTGGGAGACGAAGTAGCCCTTGTCTTCGAAGATCTTCGCCGCCGTGGACAGGCCACCGCCGGACAGCCCGGTGATAATGACGGGGTGCAAAACTTGCGCTGCGTTGCCCGATTGGCCCGCAGGTTGGGTCTGATGCTGGTGCGACTGCGTCATACACCACATCCTAACCGAGCCGACGCGCGCACGCGGGCGGCTTTCGGCCCTGAGTTGCGCCCTTAGTTGCCGCGGTGCAAGTGCTCGTAGATTGTCGTGGCGAGCTTCGGTCCCACGCCGTCGACCTCTTGAATCTCCTCCACGGAAGCCGCCTTGATCTTCTTCACGGACCCGAAGTGCTTGACCAGCTCCGTGCGCCGCGCGGGCCCGAGCCCGGGGATAGCGTCAAGAGCGGAGGCACGCATCCGTTTCGAGCGCTGCTGGCGGTGGTAGGTGATGGCGAAGCGGTGCGCCTCATCGCGGATCTGCTGGAGCAGGTACATGCCCTCGGAATTGCGCGGCAGGATCACCGGCTCATCGTCGTCGGGCACCCACACCTCTTCCAGGCGCTTCGCCAGCCCGATGAGCTGGACGTCGACGATGCCGAGTTCGTCGAAGACGGCCTGCGCGGCGTCGACCTGAGGCTTGCCGCCGTCGACAATGTAGAGCTGCGGCGGGTAGGCAAAGCGCTTGTTGTCCGTGGTCTCGACCTCGGCGGCCTCCTCCGCGAACATCAGCGCCGCGCTTTCTTCGTCGGGGTTGGCCAACTTGTCCTCGTTGTAGCGCTTGAACCTGCGGCGAGTGACCTCGGCGATCGAGCCGACGTCGTTCGAGCGGCCGTCACCGGCAGCTTCTTTGATGCGGTAGCGTCGATAATCCTGCTTCTTTGGCAGGCCATCCTCGAAGACGACGAGCGAGGCGACCACGTCAGTGCCCTGGATGTGCGAGATGTCAGTGCACTCCATCCGCAGCGGGGCCTCCTGCATCCCCAGCGCGTCCTGGATGTCCTGCAGCGCCTGCGAGCGCGCGGTGAGGTCGCCGACGCGCTTAAGCTTGTGCTGGTGCAGGGCCTCGACCGCATTTTTGCGCACCGTCTCCATCAGCGCGGCCTTGTCACCGCGCTGCGGCACGCGGATGTCCACCTGCGCGCCGCGCAGTCCCTCGAGCAGCTCGGTGACCTCGGCGAGCTCGTCCGGCATCTCGGCGACGAGAATCTCGCGGGGCACGGGCTGCGGGGTGCGTATCGACGCCCACGATTCCTGATCCACCCCGCGCCGCTGGATCTTCTCCTCCTCGCGCTTGCGGTCTTCCGCATCCTCTTGGTGCTGCCGCTCCACAGCATCCGAGTAGTACTGCACCAGGAAGTTCTGCATGAGCACGGGCAGCGCTGGGTCCTTGTCACCCTCCTCGAGCCGCTCGGTGGAGCCCGGCTCGTCGCCGGTCTTCTCCACTACCCAGCCACGCTGCGCGCGGATGCGCCCGCCGCGTACGTTAAAGATCTGGACCGCGGCCTCGAGCTCGTCGGTATCAAAGGCGATGATGTCGGCGTCCGTATCCTGGCTCAGCACCACGGTCTGGCGCTCCATGACCTTGTTCACCGCGCCCAGGTCGTCACGCAGCCGCGCGGCCTTTTCAAACTCCAGGTTTTCCGCGGCCTCCTCCATCTGACGCGTCATCCCGCGCACGAGCGCGTCCGTGTTACCAGACATGAAGCCGAGAAAGCCGGCGACGATCGCTGCGTACTCTTCCTCGTCGACGCGCCCAACGCAGGGTGCAGCGCACTTATCGATGTAGCCGAGCAGACACGGCCTGCCCAGCGACTCGTGACGGTTGTACACACCATTGCTACAGGTGCGGATGGGAAAGACGCGGGTGAGCAGGTCAAGCGTTTCGCGCACGGCCCACGCATGCGAGTACGGGCCAAAGTAGCGCACCCCCTTGCGCTTCGGCCCGCGGTAGAAGAAGGCGCGGGGGAAGCGCTCGCGCACGCTCACCGCGAGCATCGGGTACGTCTTGTCGTCCCGGTACATCACGTTGAACCAGGGGTCGAACTTCTTAATCCAGGTGTACTCGAGCTGGAGCGCTTCCACCTCGCTGGAGACCACCGTCCACTCCACGGACGCGGCGGTAAAGACCATCTGCCGGGTCCGCGGGTGCAGGTGCTCCGGGGGCTGGAAGTAGTTGTT is part of the Corynebacterium imitans genome and encodes:
- the uvrC gene encoding excinuclease ABC subunit UvrC, with translation MANPQDYRPATGTIPTDPGVYKFRDANGRVVYVGKAKNLRSRLNNYFQPPEHLHPRTRQMVFTAASVEWTVVSSEVEALQLEYTWIKKFDPWFNVMYRDDKTYPMLAVSVRERFPRAFFYRGPKRKGVRYFGPYSHAWAVRETLDLLTRVFPIRTCSNGVYNRHESLGRPCLLGYIDKCAAPCVGRVDEEEYAAIVAGFLGFMSGNTDALVRGMTRQMEEAAENLEFEKAARLRDDLGAVNKVMERQTVVLSQDTDADIIAFDTDELEAAVQIFNVRGGRIRAQRGWVVEKTGDEPGSTERLEEGDKDPALPVLMQNFLVQYYSDAVERQHQEDAEDRKREEEKIQRRGVDQESWASIRTPQPVPREILVAEMPDELAEVTELLEGLRGAQVDIRVPQRGDKAALMETVRKNAVEALHQHKLKRVGDLTARSQALQDIQDALGMQEAPLRMECTDISHIQGTDVVASLVVFEDGLPKKQDYRRYRIKEAAGDGRSNDVGSIAEVTRRRFKRYNEDKLANPDEESAALMFAEEAAEVETTDNKRFAYPPQLYIVDGGKPQVDAAQAVFDELGIVDVQLIGLAKRLEEVWVPDDDEPVILPRNSEGMYLLQQIRDEAHRFAITYHRQQRSKRMRASALDAIPGLGPARRTELVKHFGSVKKIKAASVEEIQEVDGVGPKLATTIYEHLHRGN